Proteins co-encoded in one Oncorhynchus masou masou isolate Uvic2021 chromosome 22, UVic_Omas_1.1, whole genome shotgun sequence genomic window:
- the LOC135509317 gene encoding uncharacterized protein LOC135509317 isoform X3 — MFTSAMNETHTFTPSVLICEKLLPLSLMFYFVSFLLMVVYAWESKHAVEGWRERPREEESQCRQRMGVVPVYTCVWFIPLVMYFVYVMTLVLVPPSHMTANNAEASTYCNSCILFLHIWRDNCSDIEHIHDIFIQCFLFVSVIPVLVCCTVVYYKVGSWYRRYEEEGLFPVEGDARSRKRLRGMFSTARYMMVVIIFCWTPALVLVVLSVIPDIPQVNLFPLYVIQAMTLSLQGCLNSVVYAWRRPNFRDAVLGERLPLLSQDAPLPFFDESLRGPLAPLTSNS, encoded by the exons ATGTTCACCAGCGCAATGAATGAAACACACACCTTCACCCCCAGTGTGTTAATCTGTGAAAAACTACTGCCTCTGTCACTG ATGTTTTACTTTGTGTCGTTCCTCCTGATGGTAGTGTATGCCTGGGAGTCAAAGCATGCAgtcgagggatggagggagagaccaagagaggaagag tcccAGTGTCGACAAAGGATGGGGGTTGTGCCTGTATATACTTGTGTGTG GTTTATACCATTGGTGATGTACTTTGTGTACGTGATGACTTTAGTCCTGGTACCACCCAGCCACATGACGGCAAACAACGCTGAAGCTAGCACATACTGCAACAG CTGTATCCTCTTCCTGCATATCTGGAGGGACAACTGCTCAGATATA GAACATATCCATGATATCTTCATACAATGCTTCCTCTTCGTCAGTGTGATACCAGTTTTGGTGTGCTGCACA GTGGTTTACTACAAGGTGGGCAGCTGGTATCGCAGGTATGAGGAGGAGGGACTATTTCCTGTGGAGGGAGATGCACGTTCCAGGAAACGGCTGAGGGGTATGTTCTCCACTGCTCGCTACATGATGGTGGTCATCATCTTCTGCTGGACCCCAG CCCTtgttctggttgtcctgtctGTGATACCAGACATACCTCAAGTAAATCTCTTCCCCCTGTATGTTATACAG GCGATGACGTTGTCTCTGCAGGGCTGTCTGAACAGTGTGGTCTATGCCTGGAGACGACCGAACTTCAGAGACGCTGTGCTCGGAGAGAGGTTGCCCCTTCTCAGCCAAGACGCCCCTCTGCCCTTCTTTGACGAATCACTGAGGGGGCCGCTTGCACCCTTAACCTCTAACTCCTGA